One genomic region from Xenopus laevis strain J_2021 chromosome 2L, Xenopus_laevis_v10.1, whole genome shotgun sequence encodes:
- the LOC108707396 gene encoding OX-2 membrane glycoprotein — protein sequence MKVKIVVVAGKIHSEGIVLAGRSVPIMSLYRREFPFQKVSVILLCLAHTAVSEPGVKCKFSGPAIIGGNATLRCQLPGSFEVLQVTWQRSKDGFRENIATYSNKYGVKVLSPFNKRVEVFNTSPKKSSMKISALTKEDEACYICVFNVYQHGAYTGQVCLPTLGKLFCLF from the exons ATGAAAGTGAAAATTGTAGTTGTGGCGGGAAAAATTCATTCCGAGGGAATTGTGCTGGCGGGAAGAAGTGTTCCCATTATGTCCCTGTACAGGAGAGAGTTTCCCTTCCAGAAGGTTTCTGTTATATTACTGTGTCTGGCTCATACTGCAG TATCTGAACCTGGAGTAAAATGCAAATTCTCAGGACCTGCCATTATAGGGGGTAACGCTACACTGAGGTGCCAACTCCCAGGATCCTTTGAGGTGCTGCAGGTGACCTGGCAAAGGAGTAAAGATGGCTTCCGAGAAAACATTGCGACCTACAGCAACAAGTATGGGGTCAAGGTACTGAGCCCCTTTAACAAACGAGTAGAGGTTTTCAACACAAGCCCAAAAAAGTCATCCATGAAGATTTCTGCACTGACAAAGGAGGATGAAGCCTGTTATATTTGTGTCTTCAATGTGTATCAGCACGGAGCCTACACTGGGCAAGTCTGTCTCCCCACCCTGGGTAAGTTATTCTGCTTATTCTGA